One Acidobacteriaceae bacterium genomic region harbors:
- a CDS encoding YIP1 family protein — MEHVAVASEGKPLSQGARFIDAFIAPTKTFTDIRRNASWWLPFIIVCILSFLFAYTVLHKIGLAGLVDSIIHTNASLADRLANAPPDQAARIRSSIEMQFRFMYLAPLILIVVGLIVSGIFLATANFAFGGRTNYKQMLAVWFYGTLPLIFISILTIITLFAGMQSDSFNIKNTVGTNVGYYLQGGSSPQWLITLLSSVDIFAIWAAILLTIGISIVAGIKRSSAAIIVFGWWALYVLGQTAIAAITG; from the coding sequence ATGGAGCATGTAGCCGTCGCGTCCGAAGGTAAGCCGCTGTCCCAAGGCGCACGCTTCATCGACGCCTTCATCGCGCCTACAAAAACGTTTACCGACATCCGGCGCAACGCGAGCTGGTGGCTGCCATTCATCATCGTGTGCATCCTGAGCTTTCTGTTTGCGTACACGGTGCTACACAAGATCGGGCTCGCGGGTCTGGTTGATTCCATCATTCACACCAACGCGTCCCTCGCGGACCGCCTGGCTAACGCCCCGCCCGACCAAGCCGCCCGCATCCGTTCCAGCATCGAGATGCAGTTTCGGTTCATGTACCTTGCGCCGCTGATTCTTATCGTCGTGGGCCTCATCGTCTCCGGCATTTTCCTCGCCACCGCAAACTTCGCCTTCGGCGGCAGGACAAACTACAAGCAGATGCTCGCGGTATGGTTCTACGGCACACTGCCGCTGATTTTCATATCCATCCTGACCATCATTACGCTGTTCGCCGGCATGCAGAGCGACTCCTTCAATATCAAGAACACCGTCGGCACCAACGTCGGCTACTACCTGCAGGGCGGCAGCTCTCCGCAGTGGCTCATCACCCTGCTCTCCTCCGTCGACATCTTCGCCATCTGGGCCGCCATCCTCCTCACGATCGGCATCTCGATCGTTGCCGGCATTAAGCGCAGCTCCGCCGCGATTATCGTATTCGGCTGGTGGGCGCTGTATGTGCTGGGTCAGACGGCTATTGCGGCAATTACAGGCTGA
- a CDS encoding DUF1641 domain-containing protein, producing the protein MAHQITFKPEPVDPQKELMSRIENAPRDHAEALLAAWDLLEASHQKGILDLAQGVIGGRDIIAGKLAEAANSPDGINVARNLIALGRIIASIDPEMLYKLSRALDRNPPRVQEKPPSLLSLFRQFRAEDTRRGLAYGLDILAALGAATREP; encoded by the coding sequence ATGGCACACCAGATCACCTTCAAGCCCGAACCGGTTGATCCGCAAAAAGAGCTCATGAGCCGCATCGAGAACGCACCGCGCGATCACGCCGAGGCGCTGCTCGCCGCCTGGGACCTCCTCGAAGCCTCGCACCAGAAGGGCATCCTCGACCTCGCGCAAGGCGTCATCGGCGGCCGCGACATCATCGCCGGCAAGCTCGCCGAAGCCGCCAACTCGCCCGATGGCATCAACGTCGCCCGTAACCTCATCGCCCTCGGCCGAATCATCGCCTCCATCGACCCGGAGATGCTCTACAAGCTCTCCCGCGCGCTCGACCGCAACCCTCCTCGCGTGCAGGAGAAGCCGCCCAGCCTTCTCAGCCTCTTCCGCCAGTTCCGCGCCGAGGACACCCGCCGCGGCCTCGCCTACGGCCTCGATATCCTCGCCGCCCTGGGTGCCGCCACCCGCGAACCCTGA